A region from the Halomarina litorea genome encodes:
- a CDS encoding acyl-CoA carboxylase subunit beta: MKVRIAKGASDEEARAIAAVLARHAVEAVEVYVGADDDPAVVHDADRVGDAVPNDDIGPTQREIDLLEEIAAIEQGGPEKYKERLPDQGKLFVRDRLDLWFEDGLLFEDGKFAEFDAEDRIPADGLLTGAADFEGREVHFMANDFTVKAGSMAAKGVEKFLRMQQRALKTAKPVLYLMDSSGGRIDQQTGFFANREGIGKYYYNHSMLSGRVPQICVLYGPCIAGAAYTPVFADFTIMVEGMSAMAIASPRMVKMVTGEDISMEDLGGPEVHTRHSGSADLVARDEEHARELVAQLVSYLPNNSDEKPPRAEPKAPAESPMGIDRVIPEEPNRGYDMRDLVDRVVDADSYFELQPEYGPEILTAFARIDGRPVGIVANQPAARAGAIFPDAAEKAAEFIWKCDAFNVPLLYLADTPGFMAGSGVEKEGILEKGKKMIYATSSATVPKQCVVVRKAYGAGIYAMSGPAYDPESTIGLPSGEIGIMGPEAAINAVYANKLNAIDDPEERAKLEAELREEYRQDIDVHRMASEMVIDDIVAPSSLREELANRFAFYETVEKDLPDKKHGTVL, encoded by the coding sequence ATGAAGGTGCGCATCGCGAAGGGCGCGAGCGACGAGGAGGCCCGAGCCATCGCCGCCGTACTCGCCCGCCACGCCGTCGAGGCAGTCGAGGTGTACGTCGGTGCGGACGACGACCCCGCCGTCGTCCACGACGCCGACCGGGTCGGTGACGCCGTCCCCAACGACGACATCGGTCCCACTCAGCGGGAAATCGACCTGCTGGAGGAGATAGCGGCCATCGAACAGGGTGGTCCCGAGAAGTACAAGGAGCGACTGCCCGACCAGGGCAAACTGTTCGTCCGGGACCGACTGGACCTCTGGTTCGAGGACGGACTGCTCTTCGAAGACGGCAAGTTCGCCGAGTTCGACGCCGAGGACCGCATCCCCGCGGACGGCCTGTTGACCGGCGCGGCCGACTTCGAGGGCCGCGAGGTCCACTTCATGGCCAACGACTTCACCGTCAAGGCGGGGTCGATGGCCGCCAAGGGCGTCGAGAAGTTCCTCCGGATGCAACAGCGCGCGCTGAAGACCGCGAAACCCGTCCTCTACCTGATGGACTCCTCGGGGGGTCGCATCGACCAGCAGACGGGCTTCTTCGCCAACCGCGAGGGAATCGGGAAGTACTACTACAACCACTCGATGCTCTCCGGGCGAGTCCCGCAGATATGCGTCCTCTACGGGCCGTGTATCGCGGGTGCGGCGTACACGCCCGTCTTCGCCGACTTCACCATCATGGTCGAGGGGATGTCCGCGATGGCCATCGCCTCCCCGCGGATGGTGAAGATGGTCACCGGCGAGGACATCTCGATGGAGGACCTCGGCGGCCCGGAGGTCCACACCCGCCACTCGGGCAGCGCGGACCTCGTCGCCCGCGACGAGGAACACGCCCGCGAACTCGTCGCTCAACTGGTGAGCTACCTCCCGAACAACTCCGACGAGAAGCCGCCGCGCGCCGAACCGAAGGCGCCCGCCGAGTCGCCGATGGGCATCGACCGCGTCATCCCCGAGGAACCGAACCGGGGCTACGACATGCGTGACCTCGTCGACCGGGTCGTGGACGCCGACTCCTACTTCGAACTCCAACCGGAGTACGGCCCCGAGATCCTCACCGCGTTCGCGCGCATCGACGGCCGACCGGTCGGCATCGTCGCCAACCAGCCCGCCGCGCGCGCGGGGGCAATCTTCCCCGACGCCGCCGAGAAGGCCGCCGAGTTCATCTGGAAGTGCGACGCGTTCAACGTCCCGCTCCTCTACCTCGCGGACACGCCCGGCTTCATGGCCGGGTCCGGCGTCGAGAAGGAGGGCATCTTGGAGAAGGGCAAGAAGATGATCTACGCCACCTCCTCGGCGACGGTGCCGAAACAGTGCGTCGTCGTGCGCAAGGCCTACGGCGCGGGCATCTACGCCATGTCCGGCCCCGCCTACGACCCCGAGAGCACCATCGGCCTTCCCTCCGGAGAGATCGGGATCATGGGTCCCGAGGCGGCCATCAACGCCGTCTACGCGAACAAGCTCAACGCCATCGACGACCCCGAGGAACGGGCGAAACTGGAGGCGGAACTCCGCGAGGAGTACCGACAGGACATCGACGTCCATCGGATGGCCAGCGAGATGGTCATCGACGACATCGTCGCGCCCTCCTCGCTGCGCGAGGAACTCGCCAACCGCTTCGCGTTCTACGAGACGGTCGAGAAGGACCTCCCCGACAAGAAACACGGCACGGTCCTGTAG
- a CDS encoding DoxX family membrane protein, which produces MDTFERAVERSRALARDGPAPTTLSRVALGAMVLLAGVHKVLDPGAWAVYVTDWLAPWLVVSPETFMLVNGVLEVGFGLAILADRYTAFAAGVAAVSLTATVGYLAVVWALSGRFGDVLARDVGLAGLALAVAVAALRD; this is translated from the coding sequence ATGGACACGTTCGAACGCGCCGTCGAGAGGTCGCGGGCGCTCGCACGCGACGGGCCGGCCCCCACGACACTCTCGCGGGTCGCCCTCGGCGCGATGGTCCTCCTCGCGGGGGTGCACAAGGTGCTCGACCCCGGCGCGTGGGCGGTCTACGTGACCGACTGGCTGGCGCCGTGGCTCGTCGTCTCGCCGGAGACGTTCATGCTCGTCAACGGCGTCCTCGAAGTCGGTTTCGGCCTCGCCATCCTCGCGGACCGCTACACGGCGTTCGCGGCGGGCGTAGCGGCCGTCTCACTCACGGCGACGGTCGGCTACCTCGCCGTCGTCTGGGCGCTCTCGGGGCGGTTCGGGGACGTCCTCGCCCGCGACGTGGGACTGGCGGGACTGGCGTTGGCCGTCGCGGTGGCGGCGTTGCGGGACTGA
- a CDS encoding DUF5658 family protein: MTTSQWFLDGAARYERILWAVAVLAMVLDIALTAYGLRLGLTEMNPVAAGIIADYGVLGMTAMKFAGFAVAIVGWYVVPRDVAPFVPLALATPWLLAAGINVVMIASVL; encoded by the coding sequence GTGACCACCTCACAGTGGTTCCTCGACGGCGCGGCACGCTACGAACGGATACTCTGGGCCGTCGCCGTCCTCGCGATGGTCCTCGACATCGCGCTCACCGCCTACGGCCTGCGTCTCGGCCTGACCGAGATGAATCCCGTCGCCGCGGGCATCATCGCCGACTACGGGGTCCTCGGGATGACAGCGATGAAATTCGCGGGCTTCGCCGTCGCCATCGTCGGGTGGTACGTCGTCCCGCGCGACGTCGCCCCGTTCGTCCCGCTCGCCCTCGCCACGCCGTGGCTCCTCGCCGCGGGCATCAACGTCGTGATGATTGCGAGCGTTCTCTAG
- a CDS encoding MaoC family dehydratase, giving the protein MPGLYYEEFEVGETIEHRTRRTVSESDNQRFCDMTMNQQPLHLDEEFAAETQFGERLVNGIYTMALAVGVSIPETTDGTIVANLSYDDVQHPTPVFHGDTIRAQSTVTDKRETSDGERGLVTMHVEAFNQDDELVCEFDRTVLSLKRENAE; this is encoded by the coding sequence ATGCCCGGACTGTACTACGAGGAGTTCGAGGTCGGCGAGACCATCGAGCACCGCACCCGACGGACGGTCAGCGAGAGCGACAACCAGCGCTTCTGTGACATGACGATGAACCAGCAACCGCTCCACCTCGACGAGGAGTTCGCCGCCGAGACGCAGTTCGGCGAGCGTCTCGTCAACGGCATCTACACGATGGCGCTCGCCGTCGGCGTCTCCATCCCCGAGACGACGGACGGCACCATCGTCGCCAACCTCTCGTACGACGACGTCCAGCACCCGACACCCGTCTTTCACGGCGACACCATCCGCGCGCAGTCGACGGTGACCGACAAGCGCGAGACGAGCGACGGTGAACGCGGCCTCGTCACGATGCACGTCGAGGCGTTCAACCAGGACGACGAACTGGTCTGCGAGTTCGACCGGACGGTGCTGTCGCTGAAGCGCGAGAACGCGGAGTAG
- a CDS encoding HpcH/HpaI aldolase/citrate lyase family protein: MPRRSVLFSPGDKPDLMRKAPGTGADVIVFDLEDAVAPERKDAGRDAVSEVLTDPDFDPDCEVCVRVSVAEAPADLDAVLRDDPRIDAVMLPKAESGADVDGLAALLAERDADLPVFALCETAAGVLHAEDVAAADATTAVCFGAEDLSADIGANRTREGTEVLYAREHVVLAASAAGVDALDTVFTDIEDTDGLGEETNFARDLGYDGKLLIHPAQVPVVNEAFTPSDEQVAWARRVLAARDDHDGEGVFRVDGEMIDAPLIARAERVLERAGGD; this comes from the coding sequence ATGCCCCGACGAAGCGTGCTGTTCTCTCCGGGCGACAAGCCCGACCTGATGCGGAAGGCCCCCGGTACCGGCGCGGACGTGATCGTCTTCGACCTCGAGGACGCCGTGGCGCCCGAACGGAAGGACGCCGGCCGCGATGCGGTCAGCGAGGTGCTCACGGACCCCGACTTCGACCCGGACTGCGAGGTGTGCGTCCGCGTCTCGGTCGCCGAGGCCCCCGCGGACCTCGACGCGGTGTTGCGTGACGACCCCCGAATCGACGCCGTGATGCTCCCGAAGGCGGAGTCCGGCGCGGACGTGGACGGCCTCGCCGCCCTCCTCGCCGAACGCGACGCCGACCTGCCCGTCTTCGCCCTCTGCGAGACGGCGGCGGGCGTCCTCCACGCCGAGGACGTCGCGGCCGCGGACGCCACCACCGCGGTCTGTTTCGGCGCGGAGGATCTCTCGGCGGACATCGGCGCGAACCGCACCCGGGAGGGGACGGAGGTGCTCTACGCGCGCGAACACGTCGTCCTCGCGGCGAGCGCGGCGGGTGTCGACGCCCTCGACACCGTCTTCACCGACATCGAGGACACGGACGGCCTCGGCGAGGAGACGAACTTCGCCCGCGACCTGGGCTACGACGGGAAGCTACTCATCCACCCCGCGCAGGTGCCGGTCGTCAACGAGGCGTTCACGCCGAGCGACGAACAGGTAGCGTGGGCGCGACGGGTGCTCGCGGCCCGCGACGACCACGACGGCGAGGGCGTCTTCCGGGTCGACGGCGAGATGATCGACGCACCGCTCATCGCCCGGGCGGAGCGAGTCCTCGAGCGGGCGGGCGGGGACTGA
- a CDS encoding Glu/Leu/Phe/Val family dehydrogenase produces the protein MSDEANPFESLQEQIDDAAAHLDVREDVLERLKHPERILETNLTIELDDGSLETFKAFRSQFNGDRGPYKGGIRYHPGVSRDEVKALSGWMVYKTAIVDIPYGGGKGGIVIDPREYSDAEVERVTRSFATELRPIIGENKDIPAPDVNTGQREMNWIKDTYEKLENTTAPGVITGKALDSGGSAGRVEATGRSTMLTAREAFQYLGKDIEGASVAVQGYGNAGSVAARLIEEELDGRVVAVSDSSGAIYNEDGFDAAAAKDHKDETGSVTGFEGAEEELTNEELLTLDVDLLVPAALENAIDADIAEDVRADVVVEAANGPITPDADDILTESEVEVFPDILANAGGVTVSYFEWVQNRQRFYWTEERVNDELERVITEAFDALTDAYEENDLSNFRTAAYVVAIRRVVDAFQQGGSWP, from the coding sequence ATGTCCGACGAGGCAAACCCGTTCGAGAGCCTCCAGGAGCAGATCGACGACGCCGCTGCTCATCTGGACGTCCGCGAGGACGTGCTCGAACGACTCAAACACCCCGAACGAATCCTCGAGACGAACCTCACGATCGAACTCGACGACGGGTCGCTGGAGACGTTCAAGGCGTTCCGCTCGCAGTTCAACGGCGATCGCGGCCCCTACAAGGGCGGCATCCGCTATCACCCCGGCGTCTCCCGCGACGAGGTGAAGGCGCTCTCGGGGTGGATGGTCTACAAGACGGCCATCGTCGACATCCCCTACGGCGGCGGGAAGGGCGGCATCGTCATCGACCCGCGCGAGTACTCTGACGCGGAGGTCGAACGCGTCACCCGCTCGTTCGCGACGGAACTGCGTCCCATCATCGGCGAGAACAAGGACATCCCCGCGCCGGACGTCAACACCGGCCAGCGGGAGATGAACTGGATCAAGGACACCTACGAGAAACTGGAGAACACGACCGCGCCGGGCGTCATCACGGGCAAGGCGCTCGACTCCGGCGGCTCTGCTGGCCGCGTCGAGGCCACCGGTCGCTCGACGATGCTCACCGCCCGCGAGGCGTTCCAGTACCTCGGAAAGGACATCGAGGGGGCCAGCGTCGCCGTGCAGGGCTACGGCAACGCCGGGTCCGTCGCGGCCCGCCTCATCGAGGAGGAACTCGATGGGCGGGTCGTCGCCGTCAGCGACTCCTCGGGAGCCATCTACAACGAGGACGGCTTCGACGCCGCCGCCGCGAAGGACCACAAGGACGAGACCGGTTCCGTCACGGGCTTCGAGGGCGCGGAGGAGGAACTGACGAACGAGGAACTGCTCACCCTCGACGTCGACCTCCTCGTCCCCGCCGCACTGGAGAACGCCATCGACGCCGACATCGCCGAGGACGTGCGGGCGGACGTCGTCGTGGAGGCCGCGAACGGTCCCATCACGCCCGACGCCGACGACATCCTCACCGAGAGCGAAGTGGAGGTGTTCCCCGACATCCTCGCGAACGCGGGTGGTGTCACCGTGAGCTACTTCGAGTGGGTCCAGAACCGCCAGCGCTTCTACTGGACCGAGGAACGCGTCAACGACGAACTCGAACGCGTCATCACCGAGGCGTTCGACGCTCTCACGGACGCCTACGAGGAGAACGACCTCTCGAACTTCCGGACCGCGGCCTACGTCGTCGCCATCCGGCGCGTCGTCGACGCCTTCCAGCAGGGCGGGAGCTGGCCGTAA
- the mvaD gene encoding phosphomevalonate decarboxylase MvaD, translating into MKATARAHPIQGLVKYHGMRDPELRLPYHDSISVCTASSNTTTTVEFDESLEGDRIVIDGEEATGRGRERVELVVEHVRDLAGIDHPVRFESESSFPTNIGFGSSSSGFAAAAMALCGAAGLDMTRPEISTVARRGSSSAARAVTGAFSILHTGLNDEDCRAERLATDLEDDLRIVACEVPAYKETEEAHKEAADSHMFEARMAHIHGQIAEMRDALRRADFDDAFELAEHDSLSLAATTMTGPAGWVYWQPTTLEIFEAVRGMREDGVPVYFSTDTGASVYVNTTAEYVDRVEGELSDLAPTRVWEVGGPARILDEDEALF; encoded by the coding sequence ATGAAAGCCACCGCACGAGCCCACCCGATTCAGGGACTCGTGAAGTACCACGGGATGCGCGACCCGGAGCTTCGACTCCCCTACCACGACTCCATCAGCGTCTGTACCGCCTCCTCGAACACCACCACGACCGTCGAGTTCGACGAGTCGCTGGAGGGGGACCGCATCGTCATCGATGGCGAGGAGGCCACCGGTCGAGGCCGCGAACGCGTCGAACTCGTAGTGGAGCACGTCCGCGACCTCGCCGGAATCGACCACCCCGTACGCTTCGAGAGCGAGTCGTCGTTCCCGACGAACATCGGCTTCGGCTCCTCCTCGTCGGGCTTTGCCGCCGCCGCGATGGCCCTCTGTGGGGCCGCCGGACTGGACATGACCCGACCCGAGATCTCGACCGTCGCCCGCCGAGGCTCGTCCTCGGCAGCGCGCGCGGTGACGGGCGCGTTCTCCATCCTCCACACCGGCCTGAACGACGAGGACTGCAGGGCCGAGCGGCTGGCGACCGACCTGGAGGACGACCTGCGAATCGTCGCCTGCGAGGTGCCCGCCTACAAGGAGACCGAGGAGGCCCACAAGGAGGCCGCGGACAGCCACATGTTCGAGGCGCGGATGGCCCACATCCACGGCCAGATAGCCGAGATGCGCGACGCCCTCCGCCGGGCGGACTTCGACGACGCCTTCGAACTCGCCGAACACGACTCGCTGTCGCTCGCGGCGACGACCATGACCGGCCCCGCCGGGTGGGTGTACTGGCAGCCGACGACGCTCGAAATCTTCGAGGCGGTGCGCGGGATGCGCGAGGACGGCGTCCCGGTCTACTTCTCGACGGACACGGGGGCGTCGGTGTACGTCAACACGACGGCGGAGTACGTCGACCGCGTCGAGGGCGAACTGAGCGACCTCGCCCCGACGCGGGTGTGGGAAGTGGGTGGGCCGGCACGAATCCTCGACGAGGACGAGGCGCTGTTCTGA
- a CDS encoding cupin domain-containing protein → MSLIESPQNGESDDETTTATESVGGVLRRTVLKTSAVVVGALMLNAPVAAGQSRSDDDSATTDEVDEPEGFSVEVLAPHATFPDSVAAGFVVDYEGSDSGPITSLLPFDASSVVLAKVTWQPGGTSGWHTHPGPVVVTITEGELELINERDCVTRTYTAGEAFIDPGQGNVHIAANPSTTEQAVAYATFLGVPDGKPATIWVEPVEC, encoded by the coding sequence ATGTCGTTGATCGAGAGTCCGCAGAACGGTGAATCAGACGACGAGACGACTACTGCGACGGAGTCGGTGGGTGGTGTGTTGCGTCGGACGGTACTGAAAACCAGCGCAGTCGTGGTCGGTGCGCTCATGTTGAACGCACCGGTAGCAGCGGGTCAGTCCCGCTCCGACGACGACTCGGCGACTACAGATGAAGTCGACGAACCCGAGGGATTCAGCGTCGAAGTACTCGCACCTCACGCGACCTTCCCGGACAGCGTCGCTGCGGGGTTCGTGGTCGACTACGAGGGGAGTGACTCGGGACCGATCACGTCGCTGCTCCCGTTCGATGCGTCCAGTGTCGTCCTCGCGAAGGTGACCTGGCAGCCGGGGGGGACCTCCGGGTGGCACACCCACCCAGGGCCGGTCGTCGTGACCATCACCGAGGGGGAACTCGAACTCATCAACGAGCGTGACTGCGTCACTCGAACCTACACGGCGGGCGAGGCGTTCATCGACCCCGGACAGGGGAACGTCCACATCGCAGCGAACCCGAGTACCACCGAACAGGCGGTCGCGTACGCGACGTTCCTCGGCGTACCTGATGGCAAACCGGCGACGATATGGGTCGAACCAGTGGAGTGCTGA
- a CDS encoding cupin domain-containing protein, giving the protein MQKVTVGDVEDVPHFMGANTVRKPLSRAIDGMGFAMTYFELEPGEAFSGGLHTHREQEELFYVLSGTATFETRETPDGESESLEVSAGEAIHFEAGDVYQTGRNEGTEGVVGFAVGVPGARHEWDDVEAVVECSDCEKGTVHSVAPAEEGQRMPDGDVTIACEECGRER; this is encoded by the coding sequence ATGCAGAAGGTCACCGTCGGCGACGTGGAGGACGTCCCGCACTTCATGGGCGCGAACACGGTCAGGAAGCCCCTCTCGCGGGCCATCGACGGGATGGGGTTCGCGATGACGTACTTCGAACTCGAACCCGGCGAGGCGTTCTCCGGGGGACTGCACACCCACCGCGAACAGGAGGAACTGTTCTACGTCCTCTCGGGGACGGCCACCTTCGAGACGCGGGAGACCCCGGACGGCGAGAGCGAATCCCTCGAAGTGAGCGCAGGGGAGGCCATCCACTTCGAGGCGGGCGACGTCTACCAGACGGGCCGGAACGAGGGAACCGAGGGAGTGGTGGGCTTCGCCGTCGGCGTCCCCGGCGCACGCCACGAGTGGGACGACGTCGAGGCGGTTGTCGAGTGCTCCGACTGTGAGAAGGGGACGGTCCACAGCGTCGCCCCGGCCGAGGAGGGCCAGCGGATGCCCGACGGAGACGTGACTATCGCCTGTGAGGAGTGCGGACGGGAACGCTGA
- a CDS encoding cupin domain-containing protein, translating into MKRVALDDVRNEPNPLKVHEVRKPVSKVLGTEDFAMNYFELEPGESFSGGMHTHHDQEEVFYIQEGTATFDVRQSVESETEQVEVGPDAAIRFDPGEYQQGVNRGEEQVTGLALGAPGAMHDWDDIESVVYCPDCEQETGHDLDFVEGRFEMTCGECGYEHS; encoded by the coding sequence ATGAAGAGAGTCGCACTCGACGACGTCCGCAACGAACCCAATCCCCTGAAGGTCCACGAGGTCCGCAAGCCCGTCTCGAAGGTTCTGGGCACCGAGGACTTCGCGATGAACTACTTCGAACTCGAACCCGGCGAGTCCTTCTCCGGCGGGATGCACACCCACCACGACCAGGAGGAGGTGTTCTACATCCAGGAGGGCACCGCGACGTTCGACGTGCGCCAGTCCGTCGAGAGCGAGACCGAACAGGTGGAGGTCGGTCCCGACGCGGCCATCCGCTTCGACCCCGGCGAGTACCAGCAGGGCGTCAACCGCGGCGAGGAGCAGGTGACCGGACTGGCCCTCGGCGCGCCCGGCGCGATGCACGACTGGGACGACATCGAGTCGGTCGTCTACTGTCCCGACTGCGAGCAGGAGACGGGCCACGACCTCGACTTCGTGGAGGGACGCTTCGAGATGACCTGCGGGGAGTGCGGCTACGAACACTCGTAA
- a CDS encoding cystathionine gamma-synthase, with the protein MSDESHENGGDEDHRIETRAVHAGQEPDAETGALMTPIYANSTYVQDGPGDHRGYEYSRTGNPTRTDLEANLASLEGGEYGRAFSSGMGSINAVVNLLESGDHVVTGDDVYGGTHRLFTQVYDQYDVEFSFVDMTDADAVADAMREETELVWMETPTNPLMQVVDVAAVSQVAHEGGALCAVDNTFATPYLQRPLEHGADIVSHSLTKYLGGHSDVVGGALVTDSEDLDERLGFYQNAVGATPGPFGCFLVLRGTKTLPVRMDRHCENARTLATWLEDHPKVDAVYYPGLDSHPQHDVAARQMDDFGGMLSFELDGTLEEASALVSNTEVFTLAESLGGVESLIEQPAAMTHAAVPSEEREAAGLDDGLIRVSVGVEHVEDLRTDLAQAIETATN; encoded by the coding sequence ATGAGCGACGAGAGCCACGAGAACGGCGGAGACGAGGACCACCGCATCGAGACGCGCGCCGTCCACGCCGGGCAGGAACCGGACGCGGAGACGGGCGCGCTGATGACGCCCATCTACGCCAACTCGACGTACGTACAGGACGGCCCCGGCGACCACCGGGGCTACGAGTACTCGCGGACCGGGAACCCCACCCGGACAGATTTGGAGGCGAACCTCGCGTCGCTGGAGGGGGGCGAGTACGGCCGCGCCTTCTCCTCCGGGATGGGCTCTATCAACGCCGTGGTGAACCTCCTCGAGTCGGGCGACCACGTCGTCACCGGCGACGACGTCTACGGCGGGACCCACCGCCTGTTCACGCAGGTGTACGACCAGTACGACGTCGAGTTCTCCTTCGTCGATATGACCGACGCGGACGCCGTCGCCGACGCGATGCGCGAGGAGACGGAACTCGTCTGGATGGAGACGCCCACGAACCCGCTGATGCAGGTGGTGGACGTCGCCGCCGTCTCGCAGGTGGCCCACGAGGGTGGGGCGCTCTGTGCCGTGGACAACACCTTCGCCACGCCGTACCTCCAGCGCCCGCTCGAGCACGGGGCCGACATCGTCAGCCACTCGCTGACGAAGTACCTCGGGGGCCACTCGGACGTCGTGGGGGGTGCGCTCGTCACCGACAGCGAGGATCTGGACGAGCGCCTCGGTTTCTACCAGAACGCGGTGGGGGCGACGCCGGGCCCCTTCGGCTGTTTCCTGGTCCTCCGGGGGACGAAGACCCTCCCCGTACGGATGGACCGCCACTGCGAGAACGCCCGGACCCTCGCGACGTGGCTCGAGGACCACCCGAAGGTGGACGCGGTGTACTACCCCGGGCTGGACTCGCACCCCCAGCACGACGTCGCCGCCCGGCAGATGGACGACTTCGGCGGGATGCTGAGCTTCGAACTCGACGGCACCCTCGAGGAGGCGTCCGCCCTCGTCTCGAACACCGAGGTGTTCACCCTCGCGGAGTCGCTGGGCGGCGTCGAGAGCCTCATCGAACAGCCGGCGGCGATGACCCACGCCGCCGTCCCGTCCGAGGAACGCGAGGCGGCGGGCCTCGACGACGGCCTCATCCGCGTCTCGGTCGGCGTCGAACACGTCGAGGACCTGCGGACCGACCTGGCGCAGGCCATCGAGACGGCGACGAACTGA
- a CDS encoding PLP-dependent cysteine synthase family protein — protein MTTHREPLPSVLDTIGETPLVRVHVSPDEVPVYAKLESFNPGASVKDRIGRYMLERMLEEGTLDGGGTIVEPTAGNTGIGLALAAGQLGVEAVFVVPERFSVEKQRLMRALGAEVVNTPTADGIAGAIDRAEELAEERGGVVPQQFSNPLNAEAHYETTAPEIDEALDGEVGAVVAGCGTAGTLMGMARYFREREPSTFVSAVEPEGSVYRRTVGEDPPHGEYKTEGIGTSDAATNELFDVDLVSEIATVTDERAQEELKRLAREEGHLVASSSGAASVAALNVARRIRDGELDAPYDSVVTVFPDSSERYLSKGIYGSFEEWQG, from the coding sequence ATGACGACCCACCGCGAACCGTTGCCCTCCGTCCTCGATACCATCGGCGAGACGCCACTCGTCCGGGTGCACGTCTCGCCCGACGAGGTGCCCGTCTACGCCAAACTGGAGTCGTTCAACCCCGGCGCGAGCGTCAAGGACCGCATCGGGCGATACATGCTCGAACGGATGCTGGAGGAGGGGACCCTCGACGGCGGGGGGACCATCGTCGAACCGACCGCTGGGAACACCGGCATCGGTCTCGCCCTCGCCGCCGGGCAGTTGGGCGTCGAGGCGGTGTTCGTCGTCCCCGAACGGTTCAGCGTGGAGAAACAGCGACTCATGCGCGCGCTGGGCGCGGAGGTGGTGAACACGCCCACCGCGGACGGCATCGCGGGGGCCATCGACCGCGCCGAGGAACTCGCCGAGGAGCGAGGCGGTGTCGTCCCCCAGCAGTTCTCGAACCCGCTGAACGCGGAGGCGCACTACGAGACCACCGCACCCGAAATCGACGAGGCACTCGACGGCGAGGTGGGCGCAGTCGTCGCCGGGTGCGGCACGGCGGGGACGCTGATGGGGATGGCGCGGTACTTCCGGGAGCGAGAGCCGTCGACGTTCGTCTCTGCGGTCGAACCCGAGGGGTCGGTGTACCGCCGCACGGTCGGCGAGGACCCGCCCCACGGCGAGTACAAGACGGAGGGCATCGGGACGAGCGACGCCGCCACGAACGAACTGTTCGACGTCGACCTCGTGAGCGAGATCGCCACCGTGACGGACGAACGCGCACAGGAGGAGTTGAAGCGACTGGCCCGCGAGGAGGGCCATCTCGTCGCCTCCTCGTCGGGTGCGGCGAGCGTCGCCGCCCTGAACGTCGCCCGACGCATCCGCGACGGGGAGCTAGACGCCCCCTACGACTCCGTGGTGACGGTGTTCCCCGACTCCAGCGAGCGCTACCTCTCGAAGGGCATCTACGGGTCGTTCGAGGAGTGGCAGGGGTAG
- a CDS encoding BtpA/SgcQ family protein — MFDTCEGLLVGMVHLPTLPGAPGYEGSRTGLRDRAVADARALESGGMDALLVENFGDAPFYPDDVPDHTVAEMTAVVGAVRDAVSLPVGVNVLRNDARAALSVAAATGGAMVRVNVHAGARVTDQGVVEGRAHETMRLRDRLDCDVSVLADVAVKHSSPLGEENVESETRDVVERGHADAVVVSGRGTAEPTNADRLSRVARVAAELDVPVLAGSGVTPETVWEVLSVADGAIVGSALKEGGAPTNPVDEARVRALVTAARG; from the coding sequence ATGTTCGACACCTGCGAGGGACTGCTGGTCGGGATGGTCCACCTGCCGACCCTGCCCGGCGCGCCGGGGTACGAGGGGTCCCGTACCGGACTCCGTGACCGCGCCGTCGCGGACGCGCGCGCCCTCGAATCCGGCGGGATGGACGCGCTGCTGGTCGAGAACTTCGGGGACGCGCCGTTCTACCCCGACGACGTGCCCGACCACACCGTCGCCGAGATGACCGCCGTCGTGGGGGCGGTGCGCGACGCCGTCTCGCTGCCGGTGGGGGTGAACGTCCTCCGGAACGACGCCCGCGCGGCCCTCTCGGTGGCCGCCGCGACGGGAGGCGCGATGGTCCGCGTGAACGTCCACGCGGGCGCGCGGGTGACCGACCAGGGGGTCGTCGAGGGCCGCGCCCACGAGACGATGCGCCTGCGCGACCGACTCGACTGCGACGTGTCTGTCCTCGCGGACGTGGCGGTGAAACACAGCAGCCCGCTCGGCGAGGAGAACGTGGAGAGCGAGACCCGAGACGTAGTCGAACGCGGCCACGCGGACGCGGTGGTCGTCTCGGGGCGAGGGACGGCCGAACCGACTAACGCCGACCGCCTCTCGCGAGTCGCGCGCGTGGCGGCGGAACTCGACGTCCCCGTCCTCGCAGGGAGCGGCGTCACCCCCGAGACGGTCTGGGAGGTCCTCTCGGTCGCGGACGGGGCCATCGTCGGGTCGGCGCTGAAGGAAGGAGGCGCCCCGACGAACCCCGTCGACGAGGCCCGGGTCCGGGCGCTGGTGACCGCCGCGCGGGGGTGA